A single region of the Montipora capricornis isolate CH-2021 chromosome 13, ASM3666992v2, whole genome shotgun sequence genome encodes:
- the LOC138029622 gene encoding protein capicua homolog isoform X2, which translates to MNRRGKMRRGHIRKSNEAECVTKDEAMERDETTLNTNNQLSKLSAKRNLSQELESESDRVNIHSKEERSLSNGNIVRDAFVPPKCATPAVSSEQSSEFIKAKSPQKRKKGVDESPSAKKVAAGCDVSKVINIHYTDSSVIKKETFPGASQPPGGNTQKTERFLEDENTDSAISDEEIEGAISCRKATKRTNKRPPSVGGMENIVSRTPTPTQQKYKKGDIVQMENGVRKKFNGKQWRRLCSREGCNKESQRRGYCSRHLSLKGKSLTKGIGIPGQKKGKLQGKELTWESGNESEGSVEGEVSNKRAGSHANLNDEEAEAARSLVSLSNSRCATPATPFPISPGQCSSPSPYGSFSNLSSTPGQHRPVTPVRTWASATPHSGRSSSVELLSPFFSNGMSLSNAVSPDSGIHCRDESGSRASNASSLISPLPMLLSPVTPTKRTFSPISPPAGTSRSLSPIPRTPPAISAKRTFGHVSIPAPSAITPPRDKTGRVMYSPIPAQPLPLTSNSTFVPFSQDASKKGQDHDKSTESGDGIDKQQVCNVEALREIAESNEPLGLCRAKDQNSDAKKGETQQDTDSTELIPTVQLPQVQLNTVQISVFPLHCLVPHIITLPQTLSAQKDTCDIATSQDEGKTHLSGLNNEENTGDYQALGSGCPVESQDTIKMSTDEGPNTRKRTRSASFSDQTDAKMPLKTQKASCYQATKDMEHIRRPMNAFMIFSKRHRALVHQKHPHQDNRTVSKILGEWWYNLGPQAKQKYQDLAAQVKEAHFRAYPHWKWCTKDRKKSPRKGSDRSESADSIDGSEFHVVSSDEQEGVFDNNYEDVAGAKPSLRSKRSQSTPAHQEDHQLQDVQRPYTPQPPPSTQHSLIELAQMCSELDNESTSSPKPMVSEEKPAATFQEAQKTDTMCDSEDDDISSEELMCNENIDVNDKDSDDSDEEELTNRVFPQQKFSPVPFTRRSRTPDIGKRRYSPVTFPAKRAVTPNIYEQMVGKGHSHELSDNALSKPRTSMMDLGFREPKGFPHSNRSMSKCDSGASVGGQFVRPRLPTSKSHSPGLTVSGCFQPTGSVFRPRQPSGCSTSSKTPPLSSGSASASSLDSLLSQPAVFPSHITKFLSEVNTSSSRGNPGSTIQGKSPNHTKLAENNSASIMSFQHQGDAAQSNLRNQTNRQSANKTITSNMHTVPNASLTTMTATSVATSLTPLTVSVATHTTAPFHHPLKNKSVLPAKDTKGVPLKPIAPLLSPPLRVTSPSGMNNGERLLLAKKPVPLSGMVCGQGYFNANPTALNTNQSNVSSLLQNPSKPLRGPSPGPTHAFPRQLPLSPRPVGPITTPLSPNRHASHAGIPSTNSRTTKTQANVVPLPGEQAVAFPVDAQGIQRVQSSVNVDSKGQVKPILKRFIADGMEEVLSEVNFERQFAELPEYTPYKGQSREGIQRASPTRRGLVTGSVQKTLDASATHKANAALERSSFGKSSVEESPTLGSRAGKAPSLDALAEAAALEQGGLKEDEREERGDSRQPEPSSPTLSSHKKSVDQRRSVVMQLFQDHGYFPSDGTTTIFQQQHADLFHSKAALQLKIREVRQKIMHSGSNSK; encoded by the exons ATGAATCGAAGGGGAAAGATGCGACGTGGACATATAAGGAAATCGAATGAAGCAGAATGTGTCACTAAGGATGAAGCGATGGAGCGAGATGAAACAACTTTGAATACAAATAATCAGCTGTCAAAGCTTTCAGCCAAACGAAATCTGTCGCAAGAACTTGAAAGTGAATCAGACCGAGTAAACATCCATTCCAAGGAAGAGCGATCTCTTTCAAATGGAAATATTGTCCGCGATGCCTTTGTCCCTCCGAAATGTGCAACGCCAGCTGTTTCCAGTGAGCAAAGTTCAGAGTTTATCAAAGCGAAATCACCGCAGAAGAGAAAGAAAGGCGTTGATGAGTCTCCTTCTGCGAAAAAAGTGGCCGCCGGCTGTGATGTTTCAAAAGTAATTAATATACACTATACTGATAGTTCAGTAAttaagaaagaaacttttcctgGTGCCAGTCAGCCCCCTGGTGGAAATACCCAGAAAACAGAACGCTTTTTGGAAGATGAAAACACTGACAGTGCAATATCTGATGAGGAAATTGAAGGTGCAATTTCATGTCGTAAAGCTACTAAGAGGACAAACAAAAGACCCCCGAGTGTTGGTGGTATGGAAAACATAGTTTCACGTACACCGACACCAACACAACAGAAATACAAGAAGGGGGACATTGTGCAGATGGAAAATGGTGTTCGTAAAAAGTTCAATGGAAAGCAATGGCGAAGGTTGTGTTCTAGGGAAGGATGCAACAAGGAGTCACAGCGAAGGGGATATTGCTCCAGGCATCTATCTTTAAAAGGCAAATCACTGACAAAGGGGATTGGGATACCAGGCCAGAAAAAAGGGAAGCTGCAAGGAAAAGAACTAACATGGGAATCTGGGAACGAGAGTGAAGGAAGCGTAGAAGGAGAGGTTTCAAACAAGCGAGCAGGCAGTCATGCCAACTTGAATGATGAAGAGGCAGAGGCAGCACGATCTCTTGTTAGTCTGAGTAATTCACGGTGTGCTACTCCTGCAACTCCCTTTCCCATATCCCCTGGTCAGTGTTCATCACCATCACCTTACGGCTCTTTTAGCAATCTAAGTTCAACCCCAGGTCAGCATCGGCCTGTTACTCCAGTCAGGACATGGGCATCTGCTACACCACACTCGGGCAGATCCTCAAGTGTGGAGCTCCTGTCACCATTCTTCTCAAATGGAATGTCTTTATCAAATGCAGTAAGTCCTGATTCGGGTATTCACTGTCGTGATGAGTCTGGCAGCCGTGCTAGTAATGCTTCATCTCTAATCTCACCACTACCAATGCTACTATCCCCAGTCACCCCAACAAAAAGAACTTTCTCTCCTATTTCTCCACCTGCTGGGACTTCTCGCTCACTTTCACCAATACCTCGCACACCTCCAGCCATTTCAGCAAAACGGACATTTGGCCATGTTTCGATACCAGCACCATCAGCAATCACACCGCCCAGGGATAAAACAGGAAGAGTGATGTACTCTCCAATACCAGCTCAACCGTTACCTCTGACCTCGAACAGTACATTTGTACCATTTTCCCAAGATGCTAGCAAGAAAGGTCAGGACCACGACAAATCAACTGAAAGTGGGGATGGCATCGACAAACAACAAGTGTGTAATGTGGAAGCTTTGAGAGAGATTGCTGAGTCAAATGAACCACTTGGCTTATGTAGGGCAAAGGATCAAAACTCAGATGCCAAGAAGGGAGAAACGCAACAGGACACTGACTCTACGGAATTGATTCCAACAGTTCAGCTCCCCCAGGTTCAATTAAACACCGTACAAATTTCTGTCTTCCCATTACACTGTTTGGTACCTCACATAATCACTCTTCCACAAACTTTATCGGCTCAAAAGGACACTTGTGACATTGCCACCTCACAAGATGAGGGCAAAACCCATCTGAGTGGATTAAACAATGAAGAAAATACTGGCGATTATCAGGCACTTGGGTCTGGCTGCCCGGTGGAATCCCAAGACACTATCAAAATGTCAACTGATGAGGGGCCAAATACAAGGAAAAGGACTCGTTCCGCCTCCTTTAGTGACCAAACTGACGCAAAGATGCCCTTGAAAACACAG AAAGCATCTTGTTACCAGGCTACTAAAGACATGGAACATATTCGACGTCCAATGAATGCCTTCATGATCTTCAGTAAGCGTCATCGCGCTCTTGTGCATCAAAAGCACCCTCATCAAGACAATAGGACTGTTAGTAAGATATTAGGAGAGTGGTGGTATAACTTAGGGCCACAGGCAAAGCAGAAATATCAAGACCTTGCAGCGCAG GTCAAAGAGGCTCATTTCAGAGCATACCCTCACTGGAAATGGTGTACCAAAGATAGGAAAAAATCTCCAAGGAAAGGATCTGACAGATCGGAGTCTGCTGATTCCATTG ATGGCAGTGAATTTCATGTTGTTAGCAGTGACGAACAAGAG GGTGTATTTGATAACAACTACGAAGATGTTGCAGGTGCAAAACCAAGCCTTCGAAGTAAACGCTCACAGAGCACTCCAGCACACCAAGAAGATCACCAACTTCAGGATGTCCAACGACCATACACACCCCAGCCTCCACCTTCAACACAACATTCACTCATCGAACTTGCTCAG ATGTGTTCTGAGCTTGACAATGAAAGCACTTCATCTCCAAAACCCATGGTTTCTGAGGAAAAGCCTGCCGCTACTTTCCAAGAGGCTCAAAAAACTGACACAATGTGCGATTCAGAGGATGATGATATTAGTTCCGAGGAGTTGATGTGCAATGAAAACATTGATGTCAATGACAAAGACTCTGATGATTCAGATGAAGAAGAGCTTACCAACCGGGTGTTTCCACAACAGAAGTTCTCTCCCGTACCTTTCACCAGACGCAGTCGAACGCCAGACATAGGCAAGAGAAGGTACTCGCCAGTCACATTCCCCGCAAAGAGAGCGGTCACACCCAACATTTATGAACAAATGGTTGGAAAAGGTCACTCGCACGAACTGTCAGATAATGCTTTGTCCAAACCCCGTACATCCATGATGGACCTTGGATTCAGGGAACCCAAAGGGTTTCCACATTCTAACAGGAGTATGAGTAAATGTGACAGTGGGGCATCGGTGGGTGGTCAATTTGTTCGGCCAAGGCTTCCAACATCGAAGAGTCACTCCCCTGGGCTTACTGTCAGTGGGTGTTTCCAACCAACCGGTTCAGTTTTCCGACCTCGGCAGCCCTCTGGCTGCAGTACATCCTCAAAGACACCACCATTGTCTTCCGGGAGTGCTTCTGCCAGCTCACTAGATTCATTACTGTCACAACCAGCAGTATTTCCTAGTCACATCACCAAATTTTTGTCTGAAGTGAATACAAGCAGCTCAAGAGGCAATCCAGGTTCTACCATCCAAGGGAAATCTCCAAACCACACCAAGCTTGCAGAAAACAATTCGGCCTCGATTATGTCATTTCAACACCAAGGTGATGCAGCCCAATCAAATCTTAGAAATCAAACAAATAGACAATCTGCAAATAAAACCATTACATCAAACATGCACACTGTGCCAAATGCCAGTCTTACTACCATGACAGCAACATCCGTGGCAACTTCCTTGACACCATTGACAGTTTCAGTTGCTACACACACCACTGCCCCATTTCATCATCCATTGAAAAATAAATCTGTTCTTCCAGCAAAAGACACTAAAGGAGTCCCCCTGAAGCCAATTGCCCCTCTGTTGTCTCCACCCCTCAGGGTAACTTCTCCAAGTGGTATGAACAATGGTGAAAGGTTGCTCTTAGCAAAGAAGCCAGTGCCCCTCTCTGGAATGGTGTGTGGGCAAGGATATTTTAATGCAAATCCCACTGCATTAAACACAAATCAGAGCAATGTATCTTCACTCTTACAAAATCCCTCCAAGCCGCTTCGGGGACCTTCGCCAGGACCAACTCATGCATTTCCAAGGCAACTGCCACTGTCACCAAGGCCTGTTGGACCAATTACTACCCCGCTCTCACCAAACAGACATGCAAGTCATGCAGGGATACCAAGCACAAATAGTCGGACTACGAAGACTCAAGCCAATGTGGTTCCTCTACCAGGAGAGCAGGCTGTTGCCTTTCCTGTAGATGCACAGGGTATCCAGAGAGTTCAGTCAAGTGTAAACGTTGATTCCAAAGGACAGGTTAAACCCATTCTAAAAAGGTTCATTGCGGATGGAATGGAAGA AGTTCTATCAGAAGTGAATTTTGAACGACAGTTTGCAGAACTTCCAGAATACACGCCTTACAAAGGCCAAAGCCGAGAAGGCATACAAAGGGCGTCACCTACACGGCGTGGTCTTGTAACAGGCAGCGTGCAAAAGACTCTCGATGCTAGTGCAACGCACAAAGCAAATGCAGCTCTTGAGAGATCTTCCTTTGGCAAATCGTCAGTGGAAGAAAGCCCCACTCTGGGGTCTAGAGCAGGCAAAGCGCCAAGTCTAGATGCGCTCGCAGAAGCTGCAGCGCTTGAGCAAGGAGGCTTAAAAGAGGACGAGAGGGAGGAGAGAGGCGATAGTAGGCAACCGGAACCCAGCAGCCCTACCCTCTCCTCCCACAAGAAGTCAGTGGATCAACGACGAAGCGTGGTGATGCAGCTCTTTCAGGATCATGGATATTTTCCATCTGACGGCACCACTACTATCTTTCAGCAGCAGCACGCCGATCTTTTCCATTCCAAAGCTGCACTGCAGCTCAAGATACGAGAGGTCAGGCAAAAGATTATGCACAGTGGATCAAATAGCAAGTAA